One Bos mutus isolate GX-2022 chromosome 21, NWIPB_WYAK_1.1, whole genome shotgun sequence genomic window, cgcacagagtcggacacgactcaagtgacttagcagcagcagcagcagcagatacctcacataagtggaatcatataatatgtgtcCTTTTGTACCAGGcttattccacttagcataatgttttcaaagtttacaCATATTGTAGAATGCCattcctttttcatggctgaataccATTCCATTATATGTTgatgccacattttatttatccgtACACCTGTTgttggacacttgggttgtttccaccttttaacTATTGAGAATAATGCTGCTCTGGACATTTCTATGCAAGTTTTTGTTCAAacacctgttttcagttcttttatatAAATACCTTAGACTTgttgggtcacatggtaattatatgcttaactttttgaggaactgcctaACCATTTTCCACAGggattgtatcattttatattcatCCTTGTAATGCACAAAGGTTACAGTTTTTCCAGGTCCCCACCAACATgttaatgtccattttttaaattgtgatataattgacataacattATTATAGTATCAGATATAAAACAATGATTcactatttgtatatattgcaaaatgatcaccacacaAATCTAGTTAACATAAgtcaccacacatagttacaatttttttcttgtgatgattacttttaagatttactctcttagcatctttcaaatatgcaaaataCTATTGTTAACTAAAGTTACAATACTATACATTACATTCCCATTACTTACTTTAtggctggaagtttgtactttttaacaTCCTTCACCCATTATGAaacccctgtccccacccctaCCTCTGGCTATGACCAATTTGTTCTCTAGATACgtgagcttgttttttttttttttgtttggggtATTGggactttgtgtttatttttagatttctcatATAAGTGAGTTCATATgttatttggctttctctgtctggattatttcatttaacataatgccctcaagattgattcacattgttgcaaattttaattatataatatatggataattaatatatataatgtatataattacaGATTCATggggctggaagatcccctggaggaggtcgtggcaacccactccagtattattgcctggagaatcccatggcaggttatggtccatggggtcacaaagagtcagacatgactcaaacAACTTAGCATACACCTCTTATTCTGTCAGTcggcctttttgttttgttgatggtttcctttaccatgaagaagttttttagtttggtgtagtcctgtttgtttatttttgcttttgttcccaCTGCCTTTGGTTTCAAACCCAAAAAATCACCACCAAGACTAATATCAAGGAGCTTACCACTTATGTTTCCttctagttttatggtttcaggtcttatggaTATATCTTTGATCCCTTTTgaattaatttgtgtgtgtggtgtaagaTAGCAATCcaatttcattcatttgcatTTGACTGTCCTGTTTCCCAACACTGGTTGTTGAAGAGACCACCCTATCCCCATTGGATATttttgactcctttgtcaaaaattgaTTGACCATGTATGcatagatttatttctgggctctctgttctgttctattGTGTCTGTTTTTaggccaataccatactgtttcgATGACTATACCTTTgtaatacagtttgaaatcagAGATTATGATGCATCCAACCGTATTCTTTCTTCTCAAAGTTGTTTTGGTTATTTGGGATCTTTTTTTATGCTTCTATGccaattttaggattgtttgttaTGTATCTGTttaaaatgccattggaattctGATAGGGATTgtcttgaatctgtagattgctttggaaagtatggacattttagaatattaattcttccaatccattagcacagaatatctttccatttatttgtttcttcttcactttctctcacCAGTGTCTTATTGTTTTCAGTGTGCTTGCATgtgtgtttggttgctcagtcgtgtctgattctttgtgaccccatggactatagcccagcaggctcctgtccatgggatttttcaggcaagaatactggagtggcttaacAAACTCTTGACTCctatgtcttttgcattgcaggtggatgctttacctgctgagccattgggaagaAGTCCAATTTTaagtgggtttcttttacctccttagttaaatttatctgtagatattttattctttttgaagcaATTGTAAGTgggattgctttcttaatttctctttccaataGTTCACTATCAGTGTATAGAAATGCCACAGATATTTGCATATTGATTTTGAATTCTGAAACTTTACCgaatttgtttataatttctagtaattttttagtggagtctttagggttttctaaatgtaatatcatgtcatctgcaaataggacagttttacttcttccttttcaatttggatgctttttaatttatttttcttgtctaaaTGGTCTGGGAAGGACTTCCAACACTATGTTCAATAaaagtagtgagagtgggcatccttgtcttgttcatgATCTTAGAAGAATGCTTTTagctttcaccattgagtatgatgttaacagtgagcttatcatatatggcctttattatgtgaGGTACATTCCCTCTATATCTActttgttgagttttttaaatatcaaaaatgggtgttgaattttattaaatgctttttctgcatctattgaggtgatcatatgatcataggtttttttttttttccccccacactgCACAACTTGCacaatcttagttccccgaccagtgaTAGAATCTGGGCCCTGTGCAGTgtaagcatggaatcctaactaGCAGATTGCCAGGGGATTCCCAAATAACAgtctagtttttaatttttattgtagccattctgctgctgctgctgctgctgctgctaagtcgcttcagttgtgtctgactctgtgagaccacatagacggaagcccaccaggctcccccgtccctgagattctccaggcaagaacactggagtgggttgccatttccttctccaatgcatgaaagtgaaaagtgaaagggaagtcgctcagtcgtatcctactcttagtgaccccatggactacagcctaccaggctcctccatccatgggattttccaggcaagagtactggagtggggtgccattgccttctccagtagccGTTCTAgtaggtgtgaaatggtacctcgttgtgtttttgatttgcatttccctaataactaatagggcttcccaggtggcgctagtggtaaagaacccacctgccaatgcaggttagacataaaagacatgggtttggtctctggattgagaaggtcccctggaggagggcatggcaactcaccccaggattcttgcctggagaatcacatggactgaggagcctggcaggctgcagtccttgtggtcacacagaattggacacatgCATGCAATAACTAAtaatgttgagtattttttcatgtacttgtCCCTTTGCATATCTTCTTCAGAGAACTGTCTATCTGTGTCTTCTGcccctttctttttttagttttgttgagaCATGACTGATGTATAGCGttctgtaagtttaaggtgtacagcataatgatggACTTATAagcatcatgaaatgattatcacaataagtttactGAACATCTATCATCttgaatagatacaaaattaaggaaatagaaaaaattatttcttgtgatgagaacttttaggatttactcctaacaactttcatatataatgtacagtagtgttaattatattaatcacaTTATATATCACATTTCTAGTACTTATTTaccttataactggaaatttgtgccttttgaccaccttcattcaAATTTTCCCTCCCCCACTGTAACCACAAATCtaatctctgtttctatgaggttgtttattttttgaagtatagttggccTACAATTGTATGGTATATATAGctgttaattaaaaagaaagaaaggaaaataaacaaggtTCCTCAGTGACCCcccacccttcccttccctctgcctcagaATGCCAGCAACTTCTTCACTTGATGTGGAAGCGCAGCCGTGCCTGCACGTGCTCACAGCGGGCATGCTTCATGGTCAGCCCATAGGTGGGGGTTAGGTCCACTTTCACACCTGGTGGCACGCTGAACTCCAGCCGCTGCAGCAAGATGGCCAGGAAGAGAAAGACCTCCCACCTGGCCATGACCTCCCCTATGCACCGGCGCTTGCCCATGCCGAAGAGTAACACTTTCTCGCTTGCCGTCTTATCAATGGTGGTGCCATCAGACGTGAGGAATCTCTCTGGCCGGAACACAGATGGGTCCCCCCACAGCTTCCTGCAAGATGAACAGAGGAAGTggaatctctgggttggggagacccTTCAGGGGAAAGGCCTGGTGGGGGGGACTTCTGTGTTAGAATAGATCTAATAGAGCAAGGAAAGGAGAGTGGAGAAAGGAGCCAAACTGTTTTCTGATGCTTGTTTCTTTACATAGCTCTCTCTAAAATCACCAGCCTTGGAAATAGTGCTTTTTAATAGTAACTtgctattttaaagaaatcatactTTAAAAGAAGTTCAAAGAAGGAACATCTGTCCATCTCTATCCTACTCAATATACAAAGGGGACCAACAGTCCATCCTCGTTTATGCTTATGGTTTTGTAGTAATTATCGATAGCATCTTTTTTTACGCTCAAAAGGGCCCTAGTTTGGATGGTAAATTATATGATTCTTCTACTTATCAACTAAGGTGGGGTTATCCAAAGAAGTCCCTAAGTTAttcacatcagaatcacctgaggtACTCCACCTTACCACCCGATGCAGAACGTTGGGGTACAGAGCACCATAATCTATAACCAACTTCCTAGTCAATGCACTAAAGGGAGAAACATGGACCTACATTTTACGCCTTAGAGCAGGCTAACTAGCCATTGAGGCAGCATTCCTTTATTGTGTAACCAGTTCCTAGGGGGCCGAACGGCTTTCCTGACTGCTGAACATCACACATTTTCCAGTGGGGGATGTGTACTCACGGGTCATGGTTGACTTGCCACTGGTTTATGAAGACACAGCGTTCCTTGGGTATGAAGAAGCCATTCAGTGTCGTATCCCTTGTTGTGCTAAGGAGGGAAGAGGGCTCTGTCAGTTTCAGGGGCTGGAAAATTGAGGTGTGTCTCTGGAagggtttcttttttaatcattaaaaaaatggaCATATAATTATTggcatcttttaaaaacttttttttggtcccatgcctgtggcatgtggaactttatctccccaaccaggggttgagcccacatcccctgcactggaaggcagagtcttaacccctggatcactgaggaagtccaAAAATTGACATAtagctaatttacaatgttgtattagtttcagatatacagcaaagtgattcaatttatctgtaaaactgaatcccaaactcctaattttatCTGTAAAACTGGATCACCTTGCTGAAACTAATTGAAACAAATTAGTTTGTTTCAAAGTTTGCTGAAACTTTGCTGAAACAAATCACatccaaaactaatacaacattgtaaattgatATACacgtattctttttcagattcttttccatgataggttattagaagatattgaatatgcttccatgtgctatatagtatatccttgttgttattatctattttatatataatagttgtatatacgttaatcccaaactcctaatttctctctccAGAAGTAGGGGACAAAACATGGCAAAGACTACAGGGGTGGGAGGGCAGAACACGCAGTCCTTACCTGTGGGGGTGGTGAAGGGGACAAAGGAGGAGAGTAGGAAGGTCTCCAGGATGaaggccccctcccccaccttagGAGGTTCCTGCGCCTACCTCCACCCTACTCCATTAGCCTGCCCACCGTGGTCTCCCCACTGTATACTAGGAGGGAATATCAGGAGCAAAGAAGGGTTGAAATGGTTCTTCCCCTTTCTCAGGTCCTgctcttcaacaaatgtttattaaacttTTGTCTGTAGCCAACTCTACCCTTGGCCATTCTCCGGAGCTAAATAGCAGGGAGTCTGGGCCAGTCCTGGGGAGTTCCCAGTCTGGCTGAGGAGTTAGGCCTCTTCCTCTGGGAATAACTAGACCAACATATGGACTGAAGTAAGTGCTTGCTAACTCTCTTGACATTCTTAACGTCCCAGGACCTAATCCTATAGCACAAATGGCTCTAAATCTTACAAAATATCAGACTGAGGTTATGCCAGCTGGATGAGTCAAGAAAGGCTTCTAGGGGATGGGAAGTTTGTGTTAGAATAGGATAAGATAGGATTCTGGTAGCCAGAGAAGAGGTAGAAGGTATTCCAAGCAGAAGCTCCAGCACAAGCAAAATTGGAGGCTGGCCGGTTCATGTTCGTGAGGGGTGGTTAGGCCAGCCTGGCTGGGTTGAGCATACTTGAAGGAGGGAATGTGAGTGGAGGTGAATGAGAGCTGAGGTCAGAGTTTGGTTTTCTGAGAGCTGGGTACTTTGATCATGTTTGGACTGGATTGGGGCAGAGTAGAAGCCAAGGTCTGGGAGGAATCTGGTGTCATAGCCAGGAAGGAGATGCCAAGGCCAGGGCTGAGAAGCAGGAGGGAAAAGAGGGCAAAGACTTCAGGGATGCGAGGGCAGAAGAAGCAGGCCTCACCTGTGTGGGATGGTGAAGGGGACGAAGGAGGAGTGTCGGAAGGTCTCCAGGATGAAGGACTCCAAATAGGGCAGCTGGGGTCTGTCGGAGAGCCGGGGCCGCCGTGCCCTGCCAACCACTCTGTCTACAGAGCACAGAGGACAGACAAGGCTTAGGGGCTGTCTCCCCTGCTCCATGGCATCTGCATCCCTGTTCATACCAGGCATCACCCTACGTGGTACTATGCAAGTTTACAGGTCTGAGACCCAGTGACCCTCCAGTATCTTCTAGGCAAGGATGGGCACCACCACATGCCCAGGGCTTAGTAGACACATAACAGCTGTATGTAGATTGTACAGATGACCTTGGACCCCAAGGCTTCCCTCCACCAGAGGGCTGGGGGACACCACATACCCAGCTCCTCCTGGATCTTTCTCTGTATCTTAGGATTTGTCACAAGGTACATAAGGCTCCAGGAGATGGCTGTTGTGATGGTGTCAAACCCTGGACAACATGGGGCATggtgaggaagaaaggaagacaagAATGAGAAGGCAGTATTTACCAAGCACCCACCAAGTATGTATTAAGCActgtctttctctgcttccttccccaaAGATCCTCACCTTGACTTTTCTAAGGGCTGAGGCAGAGTCTCCTCTGCACAAACTTGAGTAACTGCTTTTAAGTTTAGCTGCTGGGATTACAAGGGCCCGGACTTATAGACTAAAGAAGCCTTTATTgtttagatggggaaactgacccagaggaggagagggacTCGGCTGGGTTTTCACCGGGAGTTGGTGGTACCTCTGGGGCTCAAACCTTGAGCCTGGGCCTGGTCTCTGCGTCCTGTACCACCTGACTTGTGGTTGATGGGTTATCTGATGgaccccagggctgggcagggctgtgGGGTGAGCATCAGGCACTGAGGGATGGAGGGGCAAGAGTCTGGCTCCTACCAGCCCCAAAGAGGTCGTTGACAAGGTTGACAGTCTTCTCCTGGGAGATGAGGCGACTGCTGGCTCGGGAGTCATCCTCACTGTGCTTGAACAGGGCGCCTATGATGTCCTGGACGCTGTTCTGAGGGGGCATAAGTTTAGGGTCACCCCAGCACTCCTGGGGTGGAAGGCTGGAGCCCCTTGTCCCATCCTTTCTGGCCCCAGCTGCTGGCCTCTGGGCAGGAAGTTGAGCTCacagcagcagctgtgtgtgctgtcgcttcagtcatgtacggactgtagcctaccaggctcctctgtccatgggattctccagacaagaatactggagtgggttgccatgccctcctccaggggatcttcccgacccagggattgagcttacgtctcttgccttggcaggagggttctttaccactagcaccacctgggaagctcagtagCAGCCCTAGGTAGGGCTTAAAGTATCATTTCATACTCCATTGACCCTTCCTCTCAATAACTCCAGGGGTCCAATTTCACAGGAGGAGGTTGGTGTGAGTACAGGGAAGCAAAGTGACATGTGAGCTGGGAATTAGCCTCTGTCAGGGTTCAGGTTCCTGTAAAACAAAAGCCTTCTCCTAATAACAGCACCCCACATTGCGGGCTCTGCCAGGGCCCCATGCACGGGGTTACCTCTCTGGGGCTTTGAGCAGCCCTGAGAAGGATGCTGTAGgcctgaggaaactgaagccagagagggagagggactggctccaggtcacacagctggtctgAGGTGTCCCAGAGACTTCCTGGGCCTTGGCCACACCCCAGCTGTGTGGGTGCCTTGGTGCTGGGCGAGTGGGGCCACACCCAGACTCTAGGGTGCCCTCATGCCACCTGCACCCTGGGCTTACCTTGTCAAAGTCCTGGTAGTGCTCCTGGACAGTTTTCCGCACGAACTGCAGGAACCTCTGGTTGAAGCTCTTGAACCTTTGCAGAGCCGGGTTGGGCAGGTATTTAAGGATAGGGAAGAAGTCCACAGGATTCCCGGAGCTGGCGGATTCCACGAAATCATGGCTGCTCTCCACCAGACTGAGCATCTCCTTACTGCTCTGGGGGAAGTGCTGCCCGAAGCACATGGCACCGATGACGTTGGCCACTGATGCCACCACATGGCCATAGGGGTCGAAGCGCCCAGGCCCTGACATCAGCTCCTGGAACTTGCCCAGGAGGGCCTCAGCCTCCTTGCTCACATGATCCTCCAGgtaacaggaggaggaggaagatgggtCTGAGGCCACAGAGAAGGTGTTGAGAGCATTCTGGGCCAGGCGTCGCCGGGCAGCCCACACTGGTCCAGAGTCTGGGTTGAAGGTCATGCTCTGGCCATCAGTGACCAAGGTGAAGCTGTAGAGGTCGGGCCGGCCCTTGAAATCATCGCCCTGCCGCACGAGGGCCTGCCGGACGGTGTCCAGGCCGCTGAGCACCAGCACGGGTGTGCAGCCAATGCGGATCTGCAGCACGTCCCCATAGTGCTGGCTCAGCTGCGACAGGACCACGTGCGGGTTCTTCCCCAACGTCAGCATGTGCCCAAGTAGAGGCCAG contains:
- the CYP1A2 gene encoding cytochrome P450 1A2, encoding MALSQLSPFSAMELLLASAIFCLVFWVVRTWRPRVPQGLKSPPEPWGWPLLGHMLTLGKNPHVVLSQLSQHYGDVLQIRIGCTPVLVLSGLDTVRQALVRQGDDFKGRPDLYSFTLVTDGQSMTFNPDSGPVWAARRRLAQNALNTFSVASDPSSSSSCYLEDHVSKEAEALLGKFQELMSGPGRFDPYGHVVASVANVIGAMCFGQHFPQSSKEMLSLVESSHDFVESASSGNPVDFFPILKYLPNPALQRFKSFNQRFLQFVRKTVQEHYQDFDKNSVQDIIGALFKHSEDDSRASSRLISQEKTVNLVNDLFGAGFDTITTAISWSLMYLVTNPKIQRKIQEELDRVVGRARRPRLSDRPQLPYLESFILETFRHSSFVPFTIPHSTTRDTTLNGFFIPKERCVFINQWQVNHDPKLWGDPSVFRPERFLTSDGTTIDKTASEKVLLFGMGKRRCIGEVMARWEVFLFLAILLQRLEFSVPPGVKVDLTPTYGLTMKHARCEHVQARLRFHIK